ATCGATGAGTTTGGCCAGAGCGTCGCGGAACTCGATGAGCCCCTGGGCCGGCAGAGCGATGGTCTGGCCCTGCGCACTGCCCAGCCCGGGCCCCCGGTTCACGGTCTGTCGGATCCTCAGGAACCGCCCCCTCTGGTTCTCCTTCAGATCCATGTAGTACTTCCGATTCTCCCGAACCAAGAATTCGCTCTTGAGAGCCCGCCGGGGCTCATCCTGCACCAGGTCCGGGTTGCTGGGGCCCAGCTGGGCGTAATGTTCAATAAAGTCCCCGAGATAGTCGCGGAACTCCACAGCCACCGACATGGAGAGAGTCAGGCGGCTCTTGTTCCCACCAGCGCCGACCTCGGCTATCTTCAGGAAGCGGCCTTTCACGTTCTGCTTCACGTCCAGGTAGAAGCGCTTGTTCTGGATGTCGACCCGTTTGGAGGCGAGCTCCTCGGTGTCGTGCTGCAGCCGCGACATGGCACCCATCGGGCCGGGGGGCAGCGTGCCGGGCCCTGCGGTGGGCCCTCCGTGGTCACTGCCACTGTCTCTATCCGCCATGATGCTGCCTCCCTCTCTGCCTTTCTCCGTCTGCTCACTGCCGTCAGAGCTGAGCCGCTTTATCGCGAGAACACCCGAGACTTAGAAAACACAGACGTGATCTTCAGAGCAGGCTGCGTTCAACATAGACACGCTGTTTTTGCAACgtttatatacaacatttttggcatttattttcctcatttaCGTCTATATcaaaatggcaaaataataaatgtttcatctTGTGAGTTTATTTGTGAAAACCTTTTTTCAATTTGTGGGGACCTGCTTAATAGTGTGGATCTGCTTATCTTGAGGGATAATGCCTAATTGTGGGGAGGTTCTCATTTTGGAACCTGCTTATCTTTATGGGTACCTTCTTATCTGGTGGGAACATGTATATCATGGGGGAAAATGCTTTTTTAAAGTGGGTACCTGCTTTTTTGGTCTTTGCTATCTTGTGTGGAGTAGACCTGCTTATTTTGGGGGCCAACTTATCATGTGGGGACCTGCTTATCTTTGTAGGGacctttttttattaatttttagaGACCTGCTTATCTTGAGGGGACTTGCCTTTTCTGTAGAAATATGCTTATTTTTGGGGAGTTGCTTATCTTTTGGTAAACTGCTTATTGTATAGGAATTAACTCATTCGTGGGGCCTGCTTATCTTGTGGTGATATGCTTATTTGTGGTGAACTTATCTTGTGGAGACCTGATTATCCTACTGGGGACCTGCTTTTTGTGGAGAAAACCTGCTTATCCTTGTGAGAATATAATGCTTATTTGTGGTGACCTTATTTTGTGGAGACCTGCTTCCCTTTGTGGTGACCTGTTTATTAGTGGGGACCTCCATATCTTGTGGAAATATGCTTATTTTGTGGGGGCCTGCATATCTTGTGGGGACATGCTTATATTTTGGGGATCTTCGTGTCACTTGGGGACCTACTTATCTGAATGGGACCTGCTTAACTGTTGACCCtctatgtgtcaaactcaaggcactAGGACCAATGTAGTCCAAGCAGAGCATCTATAGCTCTGATTTTGCAACTAGTAGAAATTCCAGGGAAAGCGAAGATGCACATCACTGTGTTTAAGTATTTGCTATGTTTTGTGCCTGAGGGACTGTTTCTGTACCGATGTACAAACCGGTGTCAGATTTACTTGCACAAACCTGACTGTGGCCTCTCCAGTCCATGTTAGCACTTGAATGGCCTGCTGGGACAAAGCATTAAATCTTTCCAGTatttcagcaccatggacagaGGGCGCTACCTGGTGTGACCCTGCTGCTGG
The genomic region above belongs to Gouania willdenowi chromosome 10, fGouWil2.1, whole genome shotgun sequence and contains:
- the purab gene encoding transcriptional activator protein Pur-alpha; translation: MADRDSGSDHGGPTAGPGTLPPGPMGAMSRLQHDTEELASKRVDIQNKRFYLDVKQNVKGRFLKIAEVGAGGNKSRLTLSMSVAVEFRDYLGDFIEHYAQLGPSNPDLVQDEPRRALKSEFLVRENRKYYMDLKENQRGRFLRIRQTVNRGPGLGSAQGQTIALPAQGLIEFRDALAKLIDDYGVDEDPAELPEGSSLTVDNKRFFFDVGSNKYGVFMRVSEVKPTYRNSITVPCKVWSKFGNTFCKYAEEMRKIQERSREKRASELVPEDRQDDGDED